Below is a genomic region from Rhizobium sp. ACO-34A.
CCGACAACGGCATCCAGTTTGCCGACATCCCCAAGAACCGTAACGGACCAACCGCCCGCTTCCGCGGCCATCCGTTCGACCGGGCATGCTGGCGACACGGCATCGAGCATCGGCTGACCAAACCCAAGCATCCCTGGACGAATGGCCAGGTCGAACGGATGAACCGGACGATCAAAGAGGCGACCGTCAAACGCTATCACTACGACAGCCACGATCAGTTCCGCCGGCATATCGGCGATTTCGTCGCGGCATACAATTTCGCCCGTCGGCTCAAGACCCTTCGAGGCCTCACACCGTATGAATATATCTGCACCGTCTGGACAAGGGAGCCCGAAAGATTCAGGCTCGATCCAATCCATCAAATGCCGGGACTGAACACCTAGCGCTCGTCAACGTGATGTTGGTGTTGGTGCTCGTCGCCCAGCTGAGGCGCAATTCGTAGGCGTCTGCCTTGAATTTCTCATTTCGAAGAAAAGTTCTCAATTTCCGGAGCAGGCGATCACGCGAGTCGCTATAACTAAAAGAGATGCTCTCGCAATGGAGGTTTGAATGGACGCGACCGGTGCCTTGGCAGCGACACGGCAGACGCTGGATACATTGAAGTCTGTGCCGGGCTGGCTGCTTCTCGGTTTTTCCGTTTCACTATCAATGATCTGGTTCTGGCCGCCGTTCATCCTGCTTCTCCCACAGTCCGCTCAATCGGTCTTGCCGCTCGCTCTGCTCGTTAGCTTGCTCCTGACCATCCTCAAGTTCGTAGACCAGGCCGGATCTCGCCTACTTGAGCGGCGCCGTGTAGCCCTCGAACGTGACCGAGAGCGCCTTGCGGGGCTTTATCGCCCGTTTATAGCCCTGTTCCTTACTCGTCACGTTACGATCTGCTCGGGCTCAGCGTCTCCTCGCTTACGTCATCGTCTTGCAAATGCACGGGAGGAACTGGGCGCATATCGCCGGCCTTACACCGGCGTCAAGCGAGCATGGCGCGCGCTCTTTGATCGACAGACCTCATCCAGCGCAGAAGTGGAATTTGGAGGCGAGTTTCCGCTCTTGGAAATCGCAGACCTTGTCCGCAAGAACGCACAGCTCGCGAGCGTCGAGTTGATCCGGCTCGTCAACCGCGCTGATCGCTCACGCTATGAAGATCCCGACCTTTCACTCATGACCGATGCTGAGCTCGCACTATTCACTCATATCGATCGCGAACACCGCAAACTCTCCAGGCGGGCAGGTTAGCGCGCGACTATGCCGAGTGTCCGGCCGCCGTTGTTACCGGAAATTCCGTGGCTTAGGCAGCTTGATCGGCATAGTCCCCGGCTCGGGATAAGATCCCCACGGGCAACTTGATGAGATCAAGGAGCCGGGATTTAAATGAGAGCGCGGCTTCGTGCCCGATCAAATAACGCTGACGTTTTCGGCCTTCGACTTTCCGGTCTTACGATCCTGGCCCAGCTCGTAGCTCACTCTCTGCCCTTCACGCAAAGAGCTGCCTCTTTCCAGAGCAGAGACATGCACGAAAACATCAGCCCCTCCATTTTCGGGGGTAATAAAGCCAAAGCCCTTGTCTTCATTGAAAAACTTTACGGTTCCGGTCGGCATGAATGCTCCTGATCGTTCGCGCGGCGACCTGCCGCGCGCGGAGCCTATAGCGCGTTCGGAGAGCTATCAATGGCCGGTAGACTTTGCGGCCGACTGCCTGTTGGGCTGATGGCTGAAAACAGCGGTATTCAACTGAAACACAGCCGCGAGATCGGCAAGGATGCCTGGTAGCGGACCGGCGCTTCCAGCGAGATCGATTGACGGCTGGCGGGCACAGCCTGCCAGAACGCAAAAAAAGAGGGCCAGCGGAAGACCGCGGCCCATTTAAGGTGTGAAGGTCAAAGCCTCCAGAGGGGAACAGTCGATGCGACGGCACTGGGAGAAGCCATCAAGTGCATCAACTGTGGCCTATATGGTCATTATTTGAGCA
It encodes:
- a CDS encoding cold-shock protein, producing the protein MPTGTVKFFNEDKGFGFITPENGGADVFVHVSALERGSSLREGQRVSYELGQDRKTGKSKAENVSVI